A single Bdellovibrionota bacterium DNA region contains:
- the rplU gene encoding 50S ribosomal protein L21, with the protein MQAVIRLGSHQYEVSSGDTLRVEKIDAPVGSEVRIKDLVMLSDGETVKVGPEAKGTVVGVVRSQGRAPKLIVFKKKRRKGYTRTQGHRQLYTTIEITKIEA; encoded by the coding sequence ATGCAAGCCGTCATTCGATTAGGGAGTCATCAGTATGAGGTGTCCTCCGGAGACACTCTCCGAGTCGAGAAGATCGACGCTCCGGTGGGGAGCGAGGTTCGAATCAAGGATCTCGTGATGCTCTCGGACGGCGAAACGGTAAAGGTGGGCCCCGAAGCGAAAGGCACCGTCGTAGGCGTTGTTCGTTCGCAAGGAAGGGCGCCGAAATTGATTGTATTCAAGAAGAAGCGCCGGAAGGGATACACACGAACCCAAGGGCATCGCCAGCTCTACACCACAATCGAGATCACCAAAATCGAGGCGTAA
- the rpmA gene encoding 50S ribosomal protein L27, whose product MATSKSGGSTRNGRDSNGQRRGIKIYSGQSVRAGNILVRQVGTRIHPGRNVGMGRDFTIFATADGVVRYERLDKKRRKVSVVPAVN is encoded by the coding sequence ATGGCAACGAGTAAATCGGGCGGAAGCACACGCAACGGAAGAGACAGCAACGGCCAGCGCCGTGGAATTAAAATATACAGCGGCCAAAGTGTGCGCGCCGGCAACATTCTTGTCCGGCAGGTCGGCACACGAATCCATCCGGGCCGAAATGTCGGAATGGGAAGGGACTTTACGATCTTCGCCACCGCCGACGGAGTCGTTCGCTACGAACGCCTCGATAAGAAACGAAGGAAAGTCAGCGTCGTTCCCGCCGTTAACTGA